One stretch of Saccharopolyspora erythraea DNA includes these proteins:
- a CDS encoding MFS transporter codes for MLRPYRLLAAVPNATSLMVCSLLGRLHMPAIAMVMSFLIADWTGSYATGGVLGAALTIGQGIAGPLRGRAADRSSAPKLLLATGALYGVGLVVIALLARPGGPLDPELWWVLLPLCMLTGLAHPPVTQVGRAIWPRISRGPAREAAYAVEATMQELLFVVTPVLAASAVAFWNPVVATLLCAVASAVGPAVFAAALWRAGLRDAPIRAEGGGGASLFRLPGFVPMLAFSALIVGGLVSVDLVLVGWSRERGTPELAGILAAVWAVGSLVGGLLVGGVTGRPRLWLRALLAALGLVALVPALPPLAEPASPWLVGVILFAGGTAIAPTLAAVNGRLAEIAPEERRSEAFGWFSTATTTGVAVASPVAGSMLDTAGPAAAAAAAGTAALMSVLLVARHSVRGSRVPRVAEETAPT; via the coding sequence GTGCTGCGCCCCTACCGCCTGCTGGCCGCCGTCCCGAACGCCACGAGCCTGATGGTCTGCAGCCTCCTGGGACGCTTGCACATGCCGGCGATCGCCATGGTCATGAGCTTCCTGATCGCCGACTGGACCGGTTCCTACGCCACCGGCGGAGTTCTCGGCGCGGCGCTGACGATCGGCCAGGGAATCGCGGGCCCGTTGCGCGGCCGCGCCGCCGACCGCAGCTCGGCGCCGAAGCTGCTGCTGGCCACGGGCGCGCTCTACGGGGTGGGGCTGGTGGTGATCGCGCTGCTGGCGCGGCCGGGCGGCCCGCTCGACCCGGAGCTGTGGTGGGTGCTGCTGCCGCTGTGCATGCTGACCGGGCTCGCGCACCCGCCGGTCACCCAGGTGGGCCGGGCGATCTGGCCGCGGATCTCGCGGGGCCCGGCGCGGGAGGCCGCTTATGCCGTCGAGGCGACCATGCAGGAGTTGCTGTTCGTGGTCACCCCGGTGCTGGCCGCGTCGGCCGTGGCGTTCTGGAACCCCGTGGTCGCGACGTTGCTGTGCGCGGTGGCCTCGGCGGTCGGGCCCGCGGTGTTCGCCGCAGCGCTGTGGCGGGCGGGTCTGCGCGACGCCCCGATCCGCGCCGAGGGCGGCGGCGGCGCATCGCTGTTCCGGTTGCCCGGGTTCGTGCCGATGCTCGCGTTCTCCGCGTTGATCGTCGGCGGGCTGGTGTCGGTGGACCTGGTGCTGGTCGGCTGGTCCCGCGAGCGGGGCACGCCCGAACTGGCGGGGATCCTCGCGGCGGTCTGGGCGGTCGGCTCGCTGGTGGGCGGACTGCTCGTGGGTGGGGTGACGGGCAGACCGAGGCTGTGGCTGCGCGCGCTGCTGGCCGCGCTGGGCCTGGTCGCGCTGGTCCCGGCGCTGCCACCGCTGGCGGAACCGGCCTCGCCGTGGCTGGTCGGTGTGATCCTGTTCGCCGGCGGTACCGCGATCGCGCCGACGCTGGCGGCGGTCAACGGCAGGCTCGCCGAGATCGCTCCGGAGGAGCGCCGCTCGGAGGCGTTCGGCTGGTTCTCCACCGCCACCACGACCGGCGTCGCGGTGGCCTCGCCGGTGGCGGGCTCGATGCTGGACACCGCGGGTCCGGCGGCGGCCGCGGCGGCGGCCGGAACCGCGGCCCTGATGTCGGTGTTGCTTGTCGCACGTCACAGCGTCCGCGGATCGCGCGTCCCCAGGGTGGCGGAGGAGACTGCTCCCACGTGA